A window of the Nibribacter ruber genome harbors these coding sequences:
- a CDS encoding c-type cytochrome, with the protein MKKLTLHWTSLLNQRFRAGKLLSLGILVGGAFLFSCSSGSNEGYADQYKKEQDAAQASAPAEAAVEDDGKGVGPVKTVEVGADIDQALAETGKSIFEGKCSACHQVSDQKVVGPGLAGVTERRKPEWIMNMIINPQEMTQKDPTAKKLLSEHLTQMTNQNINEADARALLEFLRKNDKAI; encoded by the coding sequence ATGAAAAAACTGACTTTACATTGGACCAGCCTGCTCAACCAGCGGTTTAGAGCGGGTAAGCTTCTAAGCTTGGGAATTTTAGTGGGCGGTGCCTTCCTTTTCAGTTGCTCCTCTGGCAGCAATGAAGGCTACGCCGACCAATACAAAAAAGAACAGGATGCTGCCCAGGCATCTGCCCCTGCAGAAGCAGCAGTGGAAGATGATGGGAAAGGAGTAGGCCCCGTTAAAACCGTTGAGGTGGGCGCAGACATAGACCAGGCCCTAGCCGAAACCGGCAAATCTATCTTTGAAGGCAAATGCTCTGCCTGCCACCAGGTCTCTGACCAGAAAGTAGTAGGCCCTGGCTTGGCCGGCGTAACTGAAAGACGCAAGCCTGAATGGATCATGAACATGATCATCAACCCACAGGAGATGACCCAGAAAGATCCTACCGCTAAGAAACTGTTGTCCGAGCACCTTACCCAGATGACCAACCAGAACATCAACGAGGCAGACGCACGCGCGCTTCTTGAGTTCCTGAGAAAAAACGATAAAGCCATATAA
- the nosZ gene encoding Sec-dependent nitrous-oxide reductase, with protein sequence METLVNRFWKSAPKAALLLSLAAGSALQSCNKTGAGEGGGAAAGLDADAASKVYVAPGKHDELYSFLSGGFNGQVSVYGIPSGRLLKIIPVFSQFPENGYGYNEETKAMLQTSHGFIPWDDLHHPKLSRKDGMTDGRWLFVNGNNTPRVARVDLSTFETVEIMEIPNSAGNHCSPYPTNNNEYVLAGTRFSVPLDMKGGTADVSMEDYKDKFRGSISFIKVDQEKGDMELDFQVLVPGFDYDLANGGKGPSNDWVFFTTYNTEKAGTLKELGASQNDRDYLAAINWKLAAKYAAEGKAKEMPANYYHNKLDHGTHSAKSTIKKKVRYLLPEDCPGMMYLLPAPKSPHGIDVDPTGEFMVVNGKLASTLPVFSFSKMMKAIENKQFDGEKNGIPVLKYEAVLQGEVKEPGLGPLHTEFDGKGNAYSTMFVSSEVVKWSLKDLQVKDRMPVYYSPGHLMIPGGDTREPYGKYLVVMNKITKDRFLPTGPELMHSAQLIDISGDKMKMLLDFPTVAEPHYAQGIKADLIAPKSVKFFKLDENSHPQAAKKESDVSVTRKGNVVTVKMTAIRSHLTPDNIEGIQVGDTVNFHVTNLEQDWDVPHGFAVMGANNAETLIMPGATQSLKWIPKKTGVYPFYCTDFCSALHQEMQGYVRVSPKGSSVPISFSTGKKKPVPPAATASLK encoded by the coding sequence ATGGAAACTCTGGTCAACAGATTCTGGAAATCCGCCCCTAAAGCTGCCCTTCTGCTATCGCTAGCCGCTGGTTCAGCTTTGCAAAGCTGCAACAAGACGGGCGCTGGCGAAGGCGGGGGAGCCGCCGCCGGCCTAGATGCAGACGCCGCCTCAAAAGTATACGTGGCGCCGGGCAAGCATGATGAGCTGTATTCTTTTCTCTCAGGTGGTTTTAACGGGCAGGTGTCTGTCTATGGCATTCCTTCGGGGCGTCTGTTAAAAATCATCCCGGTCTTCTCCCAGTTCCCTGAAAACGGGTACGGGTACAATGAGGAGACAAAGGCCATGTTGCAGACGTCGCACGGCTTTATTCCCTGGGATGACTTGCACCACCCTAAACTGTCGCGCAAAGACGGCATGACCGATGGGCGCTGGTTGTTTGTGAATGGCAACAACACCCCTCGCGTAGCCCGGGTAGACCTGTCCACGTTTGAAACCGTGGAAATCATGGAGATACCCAACAGCGCCGGTAACCACTGCTCACCGTACCCAACTAACAACAATGAGTACGTACTGGCCGGTACCCGCTTCAGTGTTCCTCTGGACATGAAAGGCGGCACCGCCGATGTGAGCATGGAGGATTACAAAGACAAGTTCAGAGGTTCCATCTCCTTTATTAAAGTAGACCAGGAGAAGGGAGACATGGAGTTGGATTTCCAGGTTCTGGTGCCAGGGTTTGACTATGACTTAGCCAATGGGGGCAAAGGCCCGTCTAATGACTGGGTGTTCTTTACCACCTACAACACAGAGAAAGCCGGTACTTTGAAAGAACTGGGCGCCTCACAGAATGACCGTGACTATTTAGCGGCCATTAACTGGAAACTGGCGGCCAAATATGCCGCTGAGGGGAAAGCCAAGGAAATGCCAGCCAACTACTATCACAACAAGCTGGACCATGGTACCCACTCTGCCAAGTCTACCATCAAAAAGAAAGTGCGCTACCTGTTACCAGAAGACTGCCCGGGTATGATGTACTTGCTGCCAGCGCCTAAATCACCGCACGGCATTGACGTAGACCCAACCGGTGAGTTCATGGTAGTGAACGGTAAACTAGCTTCTACGCTGCCTGTCTTCTCTTTCTCTAAAATGATGAAGGCTATTGAGAACAAGCAGTTTGACGGCGAGAAAAACGGCATTCCAGTGCTGAAGTATGAAGCCGTGCTGCAAGGCGAGGTGAAAGAACCAGGCTTAGGGCCATTGCACACTGAGTTTGACGGCAAAGGCAATGCTTATTCTACCATGTTCGTGTCTTCTGAAGTGGTGAAATGGAGCTTGAAAGACCTACAGGTAAAAGACAGAATGCCGGTGTACTACTCACCTGGTCACTTGATGATTCCGGGTGGTGACACCAGAGAGCCATATGGCAAGTACCTGGTGGTGATGAACAAAATCACCAAAGACCGCTTCTTGCCTACCGGTCCTGAGTTGATGCACTCTGCCCAGCTTATTGACATCAGCGGAGACAAGATGAAGATGCTCCTTGATTTCCCTACCGTGGCTGAGCCGCATTACGCCCAAGGCATTAAAGCAGACCTGATTGCGCCAAAAAGCGTCAAGTTCTTTAAGCTGGATGAAAACTCTCACCCGCAGGCCGCTAAAAAGGAAAGCGACGTGAGCGTGACCCGCAAAGGCAACGTAGTGACCGTGAAAATGACCGCCATCAGAAGCCACTTAACGCCTGACAACATTGAAGGCATACAAGTAGGAGATACGGTGAACTTCCACGTAACCAACCTGGAGCAAGACTGGGACGTACCGCACGGGTTTGCCGTAATGGGCGCCAACAATGCAGAGACCCTCATCATGCCAGGTGCAACGCAGTCTCTGAAATGGATCCCTAAAAAAACCGGGGTGTATCCGTTCTACTGCACTGACTTCTGCTCTGCACTGCACCAGGAGATGCAAGGCTACGTACGGGTTTCTCCAAAAGGTTCTAGCGTGCCTATTTCCTTCTCTACCGGTAAAAAGAAACCGGTACCGCCCGCTGCTACCGCTTCTTTGAAATAA
- a CDS encoding nitrous oxide reductase accessory protein NosL, with protein MKTITLQALTFFCLVAMLSSCAVEPKTIPYGQANCAHCNMTVSDNRYGAELVNDKGKASFFDSIECLAAYLNERPEEQKNAAFLMVSDFANPGTLVEVGKAQFLRTKALASPMGMHLTAVADPSTAAKMKQQYAGTLLNWVQVQEAVQNNDKLE; from the coding sequence ATGAAAACTATAACCTTACAAGCCCTCACTTTTTTCTGCCTGGTTGCTATGCTGTCTTCCTGTGCCGTAGAGCCCAAAACCATTCCTTATGGCCAGGCCAACTGCGCGCATTGCAACATGACGGTGTCTGATAACCGTTATGGGGCCGAGCTGGTGAATGACAAGGGCAAAGCCTCTTTTTTTGATTCCATTGAATGCTTGGCAGCGTATCTTAATGAACGGCCTGAGGAGCAGAAGAACGCGGCATTTTTAATGGTGTCAGATTTTGCCAACCCGGGTACGCTGGTGGAGGTGGGAAAGGCGCAGTTTTTACGTACCAAAGCCTTGGCCAGTCCCATGGGCATGCACTTGACTGCTGTGGCAGACCCAAGCACCGCCGCCAAAATGAAACAACAGTACGCCGGCACTCTCCTCAATTGGGTGCAGGTGCAAGAAGCCGTTCAAAACAATGATAAACTTGAGTAG
- a CDS encoding nitrous oxide reductase family maturation protein NosD — protein sequence MINLSRRIFLALGIWVFLLVSSSAWGKTLTVCKSCAYASVKTAVQKAKPGDTVLVKGGLYQESGIEVNKPLVLLGQNYPVIDGKNTGEIISITSDQVTVQGFTLQNVATSYRRDDAAIRVLGRNHIKILDNTILKTFFAIYLQNAEDIVIKGNKVKGENANRNETALGNAIHLYYCNNAVISNNDVQGHRDGIYLETVKDAKVHHNLSHQNQRYGMHFMFSDRNVYTHNTFKQNGAGVAVMYTHNVHMAHNTFEDNWGAASYGLLLKDISNSTIENNLFRGNTTALHMESSSRLQIRRNDFERNGWAVKLLTSCLEDTFQLNNFTGNSFDVSTNGSSANNFFERNYWERYTGYDLGRDQIGDVPYRPVSLYSMLVEKVPASVMFMRSFMIDLLDSMERVLPSIIPDQLVDERPLMKKIHHDTDRKPVQALRQTASAATGERHL from the coding sequence ATGATAAACTTGAGTAGACGTATATTCCTTGCGCTGGGCATCTGGGTTTTTCTCTTGGTCTCTTCTTCGGCCTGGGGCAAGACCCTGACCGTGTGCAAGTCATGTGCCTATGCCTCTGTGAAAACGGCGGTGCAGAAAGCCAAGCCTGGAGATACCGTTTTGGTGAAAGGCGGTCTCTACCAAGAGTCTGGCATTGAGGTGAACAAGCCTTTGGTGTTGCTAGGGCAGAATTACCCTGTCATTGACGGTAAAAATACGGGAGAGATCATCTCCATCACGTCTGACCAAGTGACGGTGCAGGGCTTCACGCTTCAGAACGTGGCCACTAGTTATAGAAGAGATGATGCAGCCATCCGGGTTCTAGGCCGTAACCATATTAAAATCCTGGACAATACCATTTTAAAGACCTTCTTTGCTATTTACCTGCAGAATGCAGAAGACATTGTCATCAAAGGCAACAAGGTGAAGGGAGAGAACGCCAACCGCAATGAAACGGCATTGGGCAATGCCATTCACCTATACTACTGCAACAACGCCGTCATTAGTAACAATGACGTGCAGGGCCACCGAGACGGCATTTACCTGGAGACGGTGAAAGATGCCAAAGTGCACCACAACCTCAGTCACCAGAACCAGCGGTACGGCATGCACTTCATGTTCTCTGACCGCAACGTGTACACGCACAACACCTTCAAACAGAACGGGGCCGGCGTGGCGGTCATGTACACGCATAATGTGCACATGGCGCATAATACCTTTGAAGACAATTGGGGAGCCGCCTCCTATGGGTTGCTCTTAAAAGACATTAGCAACAGCACCATTGAGAATAACTTGTTCAGGGGAAATACCACGGCGCTACACATGGAAAGCTCCAGCCGCCTCCAGATCAGACGCAATGATTTTGAACGAAACGGCTGGGCGGTGAAACTGCTTACATCCTGTTTGGAAGACACGTTTCAACTAAACAACTTTACAGGCAACTCATTTGATGTGAGTACCAACGGCAGTTCGGCCAATAACTTTTTTGAGCGTAATTACTGGGAGCGCTACACGGGCTATGATTTGGGCCGAGACCAGATAGGTGATGTACCATACCGGCCCGTGAGTTTGTACTCCATGTTGGTAGAGAAAGTGCCGGCTTCTGTGATGTTCATGCGCAGTTTCATGATTGACCTGCTGGACAGCATGGAGCGTGTACTGCCCAGCATCATCCCAGACCAATTGGTAGACGAACGTCCCTTGATGAAAAAGATACACCATGATACAGATAGAAAACCTGTGCAAGCGCTACGGCAAACTGCAAGTGCTGCAACAGGTGAGCGTCACCTTTAA
- a CDS encoding ABC transporter ATP-binding protein gives MIQIENLCKRYGKLQVLQQVSVTFNTGKVVSIIGPNGSGKTTLSKCILGMVLPDTGDIKLNGQSILKEHAYRSQIGYMPQIGRYPENMKIRQVFQMLQDMRPSVHPLDEDLLEQYKLPAMYDKHMGALSGGTKQKVSAALAFMFNPDILILDEPTAGLDPLSAEILKRKILLEKSKGKLILITSHIMSEIEEVADEVLCLVEGQVRFNETIQALKAQTQEDRLSRAVAKAMRLEEVL, from the coding sequence ATGATACAGATAGAAAACCTGTGCAAGCGCTACGGCAAACTGCAAGTGCTGCAACAGGTGAGCGTCACCTTTAACACTGGCAAAGTAGTCTCCATTATAGGTCCCAACGGATCTGGCAAAACCACCTTGAGCAAATGCATTCTCGGCATGGTCTTGCCAGACACTGGTGATATAAAGCTTAACGGCCAGAGCATTCTCAAAGAACATGCCTACCGAAGCCAGATTGGGTATATGCCTCAGATTGGGCGCTACCCAGAGAACATGAAAATACGACAGGTGTTCCAGATGCTGCAAGATATGCGGCCATCAGTACATCCTCTGGATGAAGACCTCCTGGAACAGTACAAGCTACCGGCCATGTATGACAAGCACATGGGCGCCTTGTCTGGTGGCACCAAGCAAAAAGTGAGCGCCGCCCTGGCTTTCATGTTTAACCCAGACATTCTCATACTGGATGAACCCACCGCCGGACTGGATCCCCTGTCTGCTGAAATCCTGAAGCGGAAAATTCTGCTGGAAAAAAGCAAAGGGAAGCTGATCTTAATCACCTCTCACATCATGAGCGAGATTGAGGAAGTAGCCGACGAGGTCCTGTGCCTGGTAGAAGGGCAGGTGCGGTTCAATGAGACCATTCAGGCCTTGAAGGCCCAAACCCAGGAAGATCGCTTGAGCCGCGCCGTGGCCAAGGCCATGCGCTTAGAAGAAGTATTATGA
- a CDS encoding ABC transporter permease subunit — translation MSKIIKYVLLDILKSKIIIGYTLFLLLLSLGLFYLGGSPEKGILSLLNLVLLTVPLISIVFATTHFYNSYEFMELLVAQPITRQKIFLSEFLGVAFSLSAAFVVGVGLPVLVSGAGLTGLFLVLTGLFITFIFVALAFLACVLTRDKAKGIGFALLLWFFFALLYDGLVLLILYSFSDYPLEYPALAMTALNPIDLGRIMVLLNLDVSALMGYTGALYKNILGSSWGISLSFGLLMLWIVLPLLSAKRIFSRRDV, via the coding sequence ATGAGTAAGATTATCAAATACGTGCTGCTTGACATCCTCAAGAGCAAAATCATCATAGGCTACACGCTGTTTCTGCTGCTGCTTTCCTTGGGCTTGTTTTATTTGGGCGGAAGTCCGGAGAAGGGAATTCTTAGTCTTCTCAACCTGGTGCTGCTCACGGTGCCGCTCATCAGTATTGTGTTTGCCACTACGCACTTTTACAATTCATATGAGTTCATGGAGTTGTTGGTGGCCCAGCCTATTACGCGGCAGAAGATTTTCCTGAGCGAGTTTCTGGGCGTGGCCTTCTCGCTTTCGGCTGCGTTTGTGGTAGGCGTGGGCCTACCGGTGCTGGTGAGCGGAGCGGGGCTTACGGGCCTGTTTCTGGTGCTCACAGGATTATTCATCACCTTTATTTTCGTGGCCCTGGCCTTTCTGGCCTGCGTTCTCACCCGTGACAAGGCCAAAGGCATAGGATTTGCCCTGTTGTTGTGGTTTTTCTTTGCCCTCTTATATGACGGTCTGGTATTGCTAATCCTGTATTCTTTTAGCGATTATCCCTTGGAATACCCCGCATTAGCCATGACCGCTCTCAACCCGATAGACCTTGGCCGGATTATGGTATTGCTGAACCTGGATGTGTCCGCGTTGATGGGGTATACTGGCGCCTTGTACAAGAATATTCTGGGCAGCAGCTGGGGAATCAGCCTGTCGTTTGGGTTGCTGATGCTATGGATTGTTTTACCACTGCTTAGCGCCAAAAGGATCTTTTCCAGAAGAGATGTATAA
- a CDS encoding thioredoxin family protein: MTYSSYRTLVETLAEEGSTTGLEQTDERIAFTKLNLQRMKRVEKQFAMLPEMATLLQKHQPHWRWLLLVESWCGDGAQTIPAIASIAQSVPTIELLIVPRDENQSLMNSCLTNGSRAIPKLICENHHTGERLFTWGPRPAAIQEKLVQYKAENPGATHEEYMTQVHGWYAKDRSAALQQDLLALMEQILEPAQVV, encoded by the coding sequence ATGACTTATTCTTCATACAGAACTTTGGTAGAAACGCTTGCAGAAGAAGGCAGTACCACGGGCCTTGAGCAAACAGATGAGCGCATTGCCTTCACCAAGCTTAATCTGCAACGCATGAAACGGGTAGAGAAACAATTTGCCATGCTCCCCGAAATGGCAACCCTTTTGCAGAAGCACCAGCCTCATTGGCGGTGGCTTTTATTAGTAGAGTCCTGGTGCGGAGACGGGGCCCAGACAATTCCTGCCATTGCGTCCATTGCCCAATCTGTGCCTACCATTGAGTTGCTTATTGTGCCGCGCGATGAGAACCAGAGCCTTATGAACTCTTGCCTGACCAACGGAAGCCGCGCCATTCCCAAACTAATCTGCGAGAACCATCATACGGGTGAACGGTTATTTACCTGGGGGCCCCGCCCGGCCGCCATTCAAGAAAAACTTGTACAGTACAAAGCGGAAAATCCTGGGGCTACGCATGAAGAATACATGACCCAGGTGCACGGTTGGTACGCAAAAGATAGAAGTGCCGCCCTACAGCAAGACTTGCTTGCTTTAATGGAGCAAATTCTGGAACCAGCACAGGTGGTATAG
- a CDS encoding vitamin B12-dependent ribonucleotide reductase — protein MKKQTHPQRGLSFVRHFTQEGESPFSQFLYERRSSVIKNPLGEIVSQLEDVEVPAQWSQIATDILAQKYLRRAGVPQQDGTLAPETSVRQVVHRLANCWRAWGSRYGYFKKEQDSQVFYDELAYMLLGQYAAPNSPQWFNTGLYESYGISEPSSGHFYVDPLTGKAQESTTSYERPQPHACFILSAQDNLTFKGGIMDLFLQEARVFKYGSGVGTNYSNIRAKDEPLSGGGSSSGLLSFLKVGDRAAGAIKSGGTTRRAAKMVSLDLDHPEIEAFINWKKDEERKVAALIAAGYSADYEGEAYQTVAGQNSNNSVRVPDTFFEAMTQDQDWHLKARTTGKIMRSVPAKDIWRQINEAAWACADPALQFDTTINDWHTCPAEGRINASNPCSEYMFLDNTACNLASLNLMAFYNQQTQEFDTEAFAHACRLWTVVLEISVLMAQFPSEEVAVRSYQYRTLGLGYANQGALLMIQGLPYNSDQARALAAGITSLMTATAYQTSAEMAAELGPFAMYAPNREAMLRVLRNHQHAAHDRIEAYEQLHLPAKGLDQERCPAPILLAAQKAWQNSLDLGEKHGFRNAQATVIAPTGTIGLLMDCDTTGVEPDFALVKFKKLAGGGYFKIINQSIPLALNRLGYPEEQITSIINYAKGHATLQNAPHVHPAALLDKGFLTEDLEVLEAALATAFDTRSLFSWYTLGETCLERLGIQPATYQKPDFDLLRTLGLTVRQIQEVNEYLFGTMTVEGAPFLKEEHYAVFDCANPCGDKGRRFISPEGHIHMMAAVQPFISGAISKTINLPHETTVEQVAHCYETSWRLGLKACSLYRDGSKLSQPLSSKTQDATVEDTASNPPEPQQHLHNSEQVLKAAQAILADASNDQFRQQLSHMVERHKLPDKRNGFTQKAKIDGQTVYVRTGEYADGSLGEVFIDMYKEGASFRSILNCFAISVSLGLQYGVPLEEFVNRFVFTRFEPAGRVEHPNIKQSTSLLDYLFRLLAYEYLGRTDLVHVPNTQEPSPGQKPTASVLEDQVNSAAQEKYPLDSALPSVATERCETLVQQTQKIMANMLGDAPVCNSCGHLTIRSGTCYKCLNCGNSLGCS, from the coding sequence ATGAAAAAACAAACCCATCCCCAACGGGGCCTCTCCTTTGTCAGGCATTTTACCCAGGAGGGAGAATCACCGTTCTCCCAATTTTTATATGAACGGCGGTCTTCCGTCATTAAAAACCCGCTAGGTGAGATTGTCTCCCAACTGGAGGACGTGGAAGTACCTGCCCAGTGGTCTCAGATTGCCACCGACATTCTAGCTCAAAAATACCTCAGGCGGGCGGGCGTACCCCAGCAAGACGGCACCCTGGCCCCTGAAACCTCTGTACGGCAGGTGGTGCACAGGTTGGCCAACTGCTGGCGGGCCTGGGGCTCGCGGTACGGGTACTTTAAAAAAGAGCAGGATTCCCAGGTCTTTTATGATGAGCTGGCATACATGCTGTTGGGTCAGTACGCCGCGCCCAACTCCCCACAGTGGTTCAACACCGGCCTATATGAGTCTTATGGCATCTCTGAACCGTCGTCGGGGCATTTTTACGTTGACCCCCTTACTGGAAAGGCCCAGGAGTCAACTACTTCCTATGAACGTCCCCAGCCGCATGCCTGCTTCATTCTTTCAGCCCAGGACAATCTAACCTTTAAAGGCGGCATCATGGACCTGTTCCTGCAAGAAGCCCGGGTCTTTAAATATGGCTCTGGCGTAGGCACCAACTACTCTAACATCAGGGCCAAGGACGAGCCATTGTCTGGGGGTGGCTCCTCCTCGGGGCTGCTATCTTTTCTAAAAGTAGGCGACCGCGCCGCCGGGGCCATCAAGTCTGGGGGCACCACGCGCCGGGCCGCCAAAATGGTGTCATTGGACCTGGACCACCCAGAAATTGAGGCCTTCATCAACTGGAAGAAAGACGAAGAACGGAAGGTAGCCGCTCTCATTGCCGCAGGCTACTCAGCAGACTATGAAGGCGAAGCTTACCAGACGGTGGCAGGCCAGAACAGCAACAACTCGGTGCGGGTACCTGACACTTTCTTTGAGGCGATGACCCAGGACCAGGACTGGCACCTGAAGGCCCGCACCACCGGAAAGATCATGCGCAGTGTGCCCGCCAAAGATATCTGGCGACAGATCAACGAGGCCGCCTGGGCCTGCGCAGACCCCGCGCTTCAATTTGATACCACCATCAATGATTGGCACACTTGCCCCGCTGAGGGTAGAATCAATGCCTCCAACCCCTGTTCTGAGTACATGTTCCTGGATAATACGGCCTGCAACCTGGCCTCTTTGAACCTAATGGCTTTTTACAACCAACAAACTCAGGAATTTGACACAGAGGCCTTCGCTCATGCTTGCCGCCTCTGGACGGTTGTATTGGAGATTTCGGTGTTGATGGCCCAATTCCCCTCAGAGGAGGTGGCCGTTCGTTCGTATCAGTACCGTACGCTGGGGTTGGGGTACGCCAACCAGGGGGCTTTGCTCATGATTCAAGGATTACCTTATAATAGTGACCAGGCCCGGGCACTGGCCGCCGGCATCACCTCCCTCATGACGGCCACGGCCTATCAGACCTCGGCTGAAATGGCGGCTGAACTGGGACCTTTTGCCATGTACGCTCCCAACCGAGAGGCCATGTTGCGGGTTCTGCGAAACCACCAGCACGCTGCCCATGACCGAATAGAGGCTTATGAACAGTTGCACCTTCCGGCCAAGGGTCTGGACCAGGAACGATGTCCCGCCCCTATTCTACTGGCGGCGCAAAAAGCCTGGCAAAACTCCCTGGACCTGGGTGAGAAGCATGGTTTCAGAAATGCGCAGGCCACCGTCATCGCCCCTACAGGCACCATTGGTTTGCTCATGGACTGTGACACCACCGGCGTAGAGCCAGACTTTGCACTGGTCAAATTCAAAAAGCTGGCCGGTGGCGGATATTTCAAAATCATCAACCAGTCCATTCCTTTGGCCCTGAACCGATTGGGGTATCCAGAAGAGCAAATAACTTCCATAATTAATTACGCTAAAGGCCACGCCACCTTACAGAACGCCCCCCATGTGCATCCCGCTGCCCTGTTAGACAAAGGTTTTTTAACTGAGGATCTGGAAGTGCTGGAGGCCGCGCTGGCCACCGCTTTTGACACCCGCAGCCTGTTCAGTTGGTATACCTTGGGAGAAACTTGCCTGGAGCGGCTGGGCATTCAGCCAGCCACCTACCAAAAACCAGACTTTGACTTATTGAGAACGCTGGGACTCACTGTCCGCCAGATCCAAGAGGTCAATGAATACCTGTTTGGCACCATGACGGTAGAAGGAGCTCCTTTTCTGAAAGAAGAACATTACGCGGTTTTTGACTGTGCCAACCCCTGCGGCGACAAAGGCCGACGGTTCATCTCACCCGAAGGTCACATTCACATGATGGCCGCGGTACAGCCTTTCATCTCAGGGGCCATCTCCAAAACCATCAACCTGCCGCATGAGACCACAGTGGAGCAAGTAGCCCATTGCTATGAAACCTCCTGGAGACTAGGCTTAAAAGCATGTTCCCTCTACCGTGACGGTAGCAAGCTTTCACAACCACTCTCCTCCAAAACCCAGGATGCCACAGTAGAGGATACCGCTTCCAACCCGCCTGAACCCCAACAGCATTTGCATAACAGCGAGCAAGTTTTGAAGGCAGCCCAAGCCATTTTAGCAGACGCCTCCAATGATCAATTCAGGCAGCAGCTTTCGCATATGGTGGAGCGGCACAAATTACCGGACAAGCGAAATGGTTTTACCCAAAAGGCCAAGATAGACGGCCAGACCGTGTACGTACGCACTGGTGAGTATGCAGATGGCAGTCTGGGCGAAGTGTTTATTGACATGTACAAAGAAGGGGCCTCTTTCCGGTCCATTCTCAACTGTTTCGCCATTTCGGTTTCGCTGGGCTTGCAATACGGGGTACCGTTGGAGGAGTTCGTCAACCGATTTGTGTTCACCCGCTTTGAACCCGCCGGCCGGGTGGAGCATCCCAACATCAAACAGTCCACTTCCTTGTTAGACTATCTGTTCAGGCTGCTTGCCTATGAATACCTGGGCCGGACCGACCTGGTGCACGTGCCCAACACCCAGGAACCATCACCTGGGCAGAAACCAACTGCCTCTGTTCTGGAAGACCAGGTAAACAGCGCGGCACAGGAGAAGTACCCATTAGATAGCGCCCTGCCCTCCGTGGCAACTGAAAGATGCGAGACTCTGGTGCAACAAACCCAGAAGATTATGGCTAACATGCTGGGGGATGCCCCCGTGTGCAACAGCTGCGGCCACCTGACCATACGATCTGGCACATGCTACAAATGCTTGAATTGCGGCAACAGTTTAGGCTGTAGCTAA
- the ric gene encoding iron-sulfur cluster repair di-iron protein codes for MTITETIDTLDVTQLEPRMKHPTIFEWFDARKGGEAFIIHNDHDPKPLYYQLLGERGNIFKWEYLLQGPEIWEVKISKLTPSEEESIGELVAKDYRKAQVFKKYGIDFCCGGKKSLTQVCEEKGINPELVEKELEALPDTSTVAETDFASWDQSFLADYIVNIHHKYVREAIPALREYTTKIARVHGARHPELIDVLRHFNNVAQELESHMPKEELVLFPYIKQLNEAKQQGKKMSAPSFGSIQNPINMMEMEHEAAGSELESIRTITQDYALPADACATYQVAFAKLQEFEDDLFRHIHLENNILFPRAIEMEKEVL; via the coding sequence ATGACCATCACAGAAACCATAGACACCTTGGACGTAACTCAACTGGAGCCCCGCATGAAACACCCCACCATTTTTGAGTGGTTTGATGCCCGCAAAGGAGGGGAGGCTTTCATCATTCATAATGACCATGACCCTAAGCCGCTTTACTACCAATTACTAGGAGAGCGCGGAAACATCTTTAAGTGGGAGTACCTGCTGCAAGGCCCCGAAATCTGGGAAGTGAAAATTTCCAAACTCACGCCCTCAGAAGAAGAAAGCATTGGCGAATTGGTAGCCAAGGATTATAGGAAAGCCCAGGTGTTTAAGAAATACGGCATTGATTTCTGCTGCGGCGGTAAAAAATCCCTGACTCAGGTGTGCGAGGAAAAAGGAATCAACCCTGAACTGGTAGAAAAAGAATTAGAGGCCTTGCCAGACACCTCTACCGTTGCCGAGACCGATTTTGCCAGCTGGGATCAGTCTTTCCTAGCCGACTACATTGTGAACATCCACCATAAATACGTGCGGGAAGCTATACCGGCCCTGCGCGAGTACACCACCAAGATTGCCCGCGTTCACGGCGCCAGACACCCAGAGCTGATAGACGTTCTGCGTCATTTCAACAACGTAGCGCAGGAACTGGAAAGCCATATGCCTAAGGAAGAGCTGGTATTGTTCCCGTACATCAAACAATTGAACGAGGCTAAGCAACAAGGTAAAAAGATGAGCGCTCCAAGCTTCGGAAGCATCCAGAACCCCATCAACATGATGGAAATGGAGCATGAAGCCGCCGGCTCAGAATTAGAGTCCATTAGAACCATCACCCAGGATTATGCGCTACCCGCAGATGCCTGCGCCACCTACCAGGTAGCTTTTGCCAAGTTGCAGGAGTTTGAAGATGATTTGTTCCGCCACATCCACCTGGAGAATAACATCTTGTTCCCCAGAGCGATAGAGATGGAAAAAGAAGTATTATAA